A part of Desulfobacter sp. genomic DNA contains:
- a CDS encoding CBS domain-containing protein gives MPGLPLSALTPDQEKLLAREVDYETFAQGHLIYAQEISRVKQIYIVIKGCLEFYYDRDNIRRRSGKIPVHGVFGGLSILFNNHMAIHCLAALEETRVIALGPDIFLDLCRQNKTFQDYFALELGRCMADKTIAGVLARRHRDRELNLPFFNQPVSAIFRPNILTCTRDTPIGEAAQKMSRNNASAILVRPASKPRAESKTTAETQHIDGIVTDADIKKRAVARGLACTEPVSRIISSPVETISADCQVFEAFLTMIDRDKRHLAVTGKSGDISGIITEKDLIAAQTRSTFLLIKAVKSARDMAALDNVHSRLERLLLDPISNGASTDYITRLITAFSDAIIDKIIRFSIDRAGPPPCRFVFLTMGSEGREEQTLISDQDNAIIFEDLEDPDKAAKAKQYFDTLAQLICGKLNRAGYRYCEGNNMAQNPDWCQPMSVWKSYFKKWIRAASPEDLLHSSIFFDFRGTWGHKTMADELKDYLLSAIGKWSGFLRNMTENAVFFKPPVGLFGKFIVESKGQHKNALDIKLAILPIIDFTRIYALKNGITQTNTLVRLFRLYTRHALTAREYADILQSYNFLTGLRFRRQITTIMDEKAEPDNYINPSNLSSLDQLMLKEVFRLVEKLQQKLNIEFTGVV, from the coding sequence ATGCCCGGCCTCCCCCTTTCCGCCCTCACGCCTGACCAGGAAAAACTGCTGGCCAGGGAGGTGGACTATGAAACTTTTGCCCAAGGCCATCTCATTTATGCCCAGGAAATCTCCCGGGTAAAACAGATCTACATCGTTATAAAGGGGTGCCTTGAATTTTATTACGACAGGGACAACATCCGCCGCCGCAGTGGGAAAATCCCTGTCCACGGGGTTTTTGGAGGATTGTCCATTCTCTTCAACAACCATATGGCCATTCACTGCCTGGCGGCCCTGGAAGAAACCCGGGTCATCGCACTGGGACCGGATATTTTTCTGGACCTCTGCCGGCAGAATAAAACCTTCCAGGATTATTTCGCCCTTGAACTGGGGCGGTGCATGGCCGACAAAACCATTGCCGGTGTCCTGGCCAGGCGGCACAGGGACAGGGAATTGAACCTGCCTTTTTTCAACCAGCCGGTCTCCGCTATCTTCAGGCCCAATATCCTGACCTGCACCCGTGACACCCCCATCGGTGAGGCGGCACAAAAAATGAGCCGCAACAATGCCTCAGCCATCCTGGTCAGGCCTGCATCCAAACCCAGGGCAGAATCCAAAACCACAGCCGAAACCCAGCATATTGATGGCATTGTCACCGATGCCGACATCAAGAAGCGGGCAGTGGCCCGGGGACTTGCCTGCACAGAACCGGTCTCCCGGATCATTTCCTCACCCGTGGAAACCATATCTGCTGATTGCCAGGTATTTGAAGCCTTTTTGACCATGATTGACCGGGACAAACGGCATCTGGCCGTCACCGGAAAATCAGGGGACATTTCCGGAATCATCACGGAAAAAGACCTCATTGCCGCCCAGACCCGGTCCACATTCCTCCTTATCAAGGCGGTAAAATCCGCCAGGGACATGGCCGCCCTGGACAATGTCCACAGCCGCCTGGAACGGCTGCTTTTGGACCCCATTTCCAACGGGGCCTCCACCGATTACATTACCCGGCTGATCACCGCCTTCTCAGACGCCATCATTGATAAAATCATCAGGTTTTCCATTGACCGTGCCGGCCCGCCCCCATGCAGATTTGTCTTTTTGACCATGGGATCTGAAGGCAGGGAAGAGCAGACCCTGATTTCGGACCAGGACAATGCCATCATCTTCGAAGACCTGGAGGATCCGGATAAAGCGGCTAAAGCCAAACAATACTTTGACACCCTGGCGCAACTGATCTGCGGAAAACTGAACCGGGCCGGCTACCGGTATTGCGAAGGAAACAATATGGCCCAGAATCCGGACTGGTGCCAGCCCATGTCCGTGTGGAAATCCTATTTTAAAAAATGGATACGGGCCGCTTCCCCGGAAGACCTGCTCCATTCAAGCATTTTTTTCGATTTCAGGGGGACATGGGGGCATAAAACAATGGCGGATGAGCTCAAGGACTACCTTTTGAGCGCCATCGGCAAATGGTCGGGATTTTTGAGAAATATGACGGAAAATGCCGTATTCTTCAAACCGCCCGTCGGATTGTTCGGAAAATTTATTGTCGAGTCCAAAGGACAGCACAAGAATGCCCTTGATATAAAACTGGCCATCCTCCCCATTATTGATTTTACACGAATTTACGCATTGAAAAACGGCATCACCCAGACCAACACCCTGGTGCGCCTGTTCAGACTTTACACCCGCCATGCCCTCACGGCCAGGGAATATGCAGATATCCTGCAGTCCTACAACTTTCTGACGGGCCTGCGATTCCGCCGTCAGATCACCACCATCATGGACGAAAAGGCTGAGCCGGACAATTATATTAATCCATCAAACCTTTCCTCGCTGGATCAACTCATGTTAAAAGAGGTATTCAGACTGGTTGAAAAACTACAGCAGAAACTCAATATTGAATTCACCGGAGTGGTATGA